A region from the Drosophila bipectinata strain 14024-0381.07 chromosome 3R, DbipHiC1v2, whole genome shotgun sequence genome encodes:
- the LOC108130448 gene encoding uncharacterized protein, whose amino-acid sequence MARKQSPNSQMILLSFCLSVILGVSEALPRWSRPRDLTAAGSFPSLAYAPRPQAPMTLTGNYNLIMPDYYDHHPAESMQLQNFANFFDAQMSPGADLGMEESQFLPSAPIQRAPQPLTPAERRVRQQLPHVDLNKERKTQQKLKKGSTQPRGDGYQEWDQFDYDLYSINPGDSKKYNYDA is encoded by the exons ATGGCTCGCAAACAATCTCCCAACTCACAAATG aTCCTGCTCAGCTTCTGTTTGTCCGTGATTTTGGGCGTCTCGGAGGCTCTGCCCAGGTGGAGTCGCCCCAGGGACTTGACAGCTGCTGGCAGTTTTCCTAGCTTGGCCTACGCCCCCCGACCCCAAGCGCCAATGACCCTGACCGGGAACTATAACCTGATCATGCCCGATTACTATGACCACCACCCGGCGGAGTCGATGCAGTTGCAGAACTTTGCCAACTTCTTCGACGCCCAGATGAGCCCTGGTGCTGATCTCGGCATGGAGGAGTCCCAGTTCCTGCCTAGTGCTCCTATCCAGCGGGCTCCTCAGCCCCTGACTCCGGCGGAGAGGCGGGTCCGCCAGCAGCTGCCTCACGTGGACCTGAATAAGGAAAGAAAGACCCAGCAGAAGCTAAAGAAGGGAAGCACCCAGCCCCGAGGAGATGGCTACCAGGAGTGGGACCAGTTCGACTATGATCTGTACAGCATCAATCCCGGGGACAGCAAGAAGTACAACTACGATGCTTAG
- the LOC108130423 gene encoding uncharacterized protein, whose amino-acid sequence MEVTTAQFTYFVILYLLLLAAVVRPQMNFSVYIEIFYLRSQYSAFMILGYRLDTIMAVVAAPLSAATVYAVSQWKEVQAHENPLNQKMIITGVVSLYVIVLVSNVAINGVALQQALIHFGQCPRKAWRMYGQMAASVFQSWGAGVEAAITKKRMKKPRLVYRLH is encoded by the coding sequence ATGGAAGTGACAACCGCCCAATTCACGTACTTCGTTATCCTGTATCTGTTGCTCCTGGCCGCCGTGGTGCGACCTCAGATGAACTTCAGCGTGTACATAGAAATCTTTTACTTGCGCTCCCAATACTCGGCCTTTATGATTCTGGGCTATAGGCTCGACACTATAATGGCCGTGGTGGCAGCCCCCCTAAGCGCCGCCACCGTCTACGCCGTGTCCCAGTGGAAGGAGGTGCAGGCTCACGAGAACCCGCTCAACCAAAAGATGATCATCACGGGAGTGGTCAGTCTGTATGTGATAGTCCTGGTGTCAAACGTAGCGATCAATGGGGTGGCGCTGCAGCAGGCCCTCATCCACTTCGGCCAGTGTCCCCGAAAGGCGTGGCGCATGTACGGCCAGATGGCGGCCTCGGTTTTCCAGTCGTGGGGGGCAGGAGTAGAGGCCGCGATCaccaaaaaaagaatgaaaaaGCCGCGGCTTGTCTATCGTCTGCACTGA
- the LOC108130464 gene encoding uncharacterized protein, which translates to MKTSLLPIILILSLVAVFAEGDDGYLYGKPTGDLFSESLPAVPRVRKNRLKPMIYPAPLSQNCGSNDPEVHAAAVAAYHAARPPPRRAYNHQELVVDSSFFEPSQEAIDELRRVLLDQE; encoded by the exons ATGAAGACGAGTTTGCTGCCAATTATTTTG ATTCTGAGCCTGGTTGCCGTTTTCGCCGAAGGTGATGATGGCTACTTGTACGGAAAACCCACTGGAGACCTGTTCTCGGAATCCCTCCCAGCAGTGCCCAGGGTTAGGAAGAACCGCTTGAAGCCGATGATCTACCCGGCACCTCTATCACAGAATTGTGGCAGCAACGACCCCGAAGTTCACGCAGCAGCTGTGGCAGCTTACCATGCTGCTCGCCCGCCCCCGCGCCGTGCTTACAATCACCAGGAACTTGTAGTGGACAGCTCCTTCTTCGAGCCCTCACAGGAAGCAATAGACGAACTCCGCAGAGTTCTGTTAGATCAGGAATAA
- the LOC108130356 gene encoding uncharacterized protein, giving the protein MPSPLWLLISMLVVVGSQDYHYQPPQTPFTAETYHQPQAPQQPQTTKFVVQTLGRTYGLETQRAPAIYEDHQTQVIRVLEQRQLQQQPQTYYQAPQQQQQYSYPAPVPQQLHTSSYTNPLLVSASYQAPPQALAPPAPAPPSQPLSYYQPQQQQQPLVPAHQRSPAPIVGYSTARQQALQPGTQYLPPQQPPPQKLFFGNPQPYASVTIGGQQVLDAGHGSGVAPNEVQVQLVAATGQQPQQPRIGDHVGQSQGAQVDGFDYKQTSPGDTRDYQRFVTNCGPGGQCQRKELGPGEVDPTHQRVLQFTRSSTQPRIEGCFKSPVIYVPVGAEVNNQGQLRPKNRRQNERQEQILSRYPYN; this is encoded by the exons ATGCCGTCCCCACTGTGGCTGTTGATCTCAATG CTTGTCGTTGTTGGCTCGCAGGACTACCATTACCAACCTCCGCAAACTCCTTTTACGGCGGAGACCTACCACCAACCGCAGGCGCCGCAGCAGCCTCAAACCACAAAGTTTGTGGTGCAAACCCTGGGTCGCACTTATGGGTTGGAAACGCAGCGGGCGCCCGCCATCTACGAGGATCATCAGACCCAGGTGATCCGCGTTTTGGAGCAGCGtcagttgcagcagcagccccaGACTTACTACCAGGctccccagcagcagcagcaatacaGCTACCCAGCTCCGGTTCCCCAGCAGCTGCACACTTCTTCCTACACTAATCCCCTTTTGGTCAGCGCCAGCTATCAGGCTCCTCCGCAGGCTCTGGCTCCTCCAGCACCCGCTCCCCCATCACAGCCACTGAGCTATTACCagccgcagcaacagcagcaaccgcTGGTGCCAGCGCACCAGAGGAGCCCTGCTCCGATTGTTGGATACTCCACTGCCCGCCAGCAGGCGCTGCAACCAGGGACCCAGTACCTGCCTCCTCAGCAGCCGCCCCCGCAGAAGCTCTTCTTCggcaaccctcaaccatacgCCTCGGTGACCATCGGCGGTCAGCAGGTCTTGGACGCAGGTCATGGCTCAGGAGTCGCTCCCAATGAGGTGCAGGTACAGCTGGTGGCCGCCACGGGCCAGCAACCCCAGCAGCCGCGTATCGGCGACCATGTCGGTCAGTCCCAAGGTGCCCAGGTCGATGGCTTCGACTACAAGCAGACTTCTCCCGGGGACACCCGAGACTACCAGAGATTTGTCACCAACTGTGGACCCGGAGGACAGTGCCAGCGCAAGGAGCTGGGACCTGGAGAGGTGGACCCCACCCACCAGAGGGTGCTGCAGTTCACCCGGTCCAGCACTCAGCCCCGCATAGAGGGCTGCTTCAAGAGCCCCGTGATCTACGTGCCCGTGGGAGCGGAGGTCAATAATCAGGGTCAGCTGCGGCCCAAGAACCGCCGCCAGAACGAGCGCCAGGAGCAGATCCTCTCCCGCTATCCCTACAACTAG